The proteins below are encoded in one region of Aquisphaera giovannonii:
- a CDS encoding alpha/beta fold hydrolase: MKEFLDRHPGVDFDRDGVRLHYLDEGDGPPVVMVHGNPSWSFYYRRLAESLSPSHRVIVPDQIGCGLSDKPDDSRYAYTLQSRVDDLDRLLSSLGIGQQVSLVVHDWGGMIGMAYAARHPERIANLVVMNTAAFHMPRAKAFPLALRICRDTPMGAWAVRGLNAFARGTARIGCKRNPLASDVRVAYAAPYDTWANRIAIHRFVQDIPLRPGDRSYDLVSWVQDRLHSLADVPMLIAWGLKDFVFDRPFLDEWIRRFPRAKVLPFPEAGHYVLEDEADALIPAIRDFLGDATPGPRDR, from the coding sequence TTGAAGGAATTCCTGGACCGGCACCCCGGCGTCGACTTCGACCGCGACGGGGTGAGGCTCCACTACCTCGACGAGGGCGATGGGCCGCCGGTGGTCATGGTCCACGGCAACCCGAGCTGGTCGTTCTACTATCGCCGACTCGCCGAGTCCCTGAGCCCGTCGCATCGGGTGATCGTGCCCGATCAGATCGGCTGCGGCCTGTCGGACAAGCCGGACGATTCGAGGTATGCCTACACCCTCCAGAGCCGAGTCGACGACCTGGATCGGCTCCTGTCCTCCCTCGGGATCGGCCAGCAGGTCTCGCTCGTCGTCCACGATTGGGGGGGGATGATCGGGATGGCCTATGCGGCGCGTCATCCCGAGCGGATCGCGAACCTGGTCGTCATGAACACGGCCGCGTTCCACATGCCCAGGGCCAAGGCGTTCCCCCTGGCCTTGCGGATCTGCCGGGACACTCCCATGGGCGCCTGGGCCGTTCGAGGGCTGAACGCCTTCGCGAGGGGGACGGCCCGGATCGGCTGCAAGCGGAATCCGCTCGCCAGCGACGTCCGCGTCGCCTACGCCGCCCCCTACGACACCTGGGCCAATCGGATCGCCATACACCGGTTCGTCCAGGATATCCCCCTCCGGCCGGGGGACAGATCCTACGACCTGGTGAGCTGGGTGCAGGACCGCCTGCATTCGCTTGCGGACGTCCCGATGCTGATCGCCTGGGGGCTGAAGGACTTCGTGTTCGACCGCCCTTTCCTGGACGAGTGGATTCGGCGATTCCCCCGCGCGAAGGTCTTGCCGTTCCCCGAAGCCGGGCATTACGTGCTGGAGGACGAGGCGGATGCGCTCATCCCGGCGATCCGCGACTTCCTCGGCGACGCCACGCCGGGGCCTCGGGATCGCTGA
- a CDS encoding 3-oxoacyl-ACP synthase III, producing the protein MNYSKVYLEALGYEIAPVVVSSAELEDRLATVYKSLHLQPGQLEALTGIVERRWWEEGFRLSEGAAQAARRALEQAEIRPEEVDALIYGGVCREYFEPATACHVASRLGIGPDATVYDLSNACLGVLNGIIEIANRIELGQIRAGLVVSCESAREINEIMIERMRQDPSMEYFKYSLATLTGGSGAVAVLLTDGSFSGSRRRRLLGGVTQTAPQFHNLCRWGIEALKPLTSHQFLQFTSTDSSAVLTHGVELGIRTWQAFLRKLGWVRDRIDRVICHQVGASHRDTILRSLGIGIEKDFSTFPYLGNMGTVSLPLTAALAEDREVVRSGDRVAFLGIGSGLNCLMLGVEW; encoded by the coding sequence ATGAATTACTCGAAGGTCTACCTGGAAGCGCTGGGGTACGAGATCGCCCCGGTCGTCGTCTCCTCGGCGGAGCTGGAAGACCGGCTCGCGACGGTCTACAAGAGCCTGCATCTCCAACCCGGTCAGCTCGAGGCCTTGACCGGCATCGTCGAGCGACGATGGTGGGAGGAAGGTTTCCGACTCTCCGAGGGAGCGGCCCAGGCGGCTCGTCGCGCCCTGGAGCAGGCGGAGATTCGCCCCGAGGAGGTGGACGCCCTGATCTACGGGGGAGTCTGCCGGGAGTACTTCGAACCGGCGACCGCCTGCCACGTCGCGTCGAGGCTGGGCATAGGCCCGGACGCGACGGTCTACGACCTCAGCAACGCCTGCCTGGGCGTCCTCAATGGCATCATCGAGATCGCCAACCGGATCGAGCTCGGCCAGATCCGCGCGGGGCTCGTGGTCTCGTGCGAGTCGGCCCGAGAGATCAACGAGATCATGATCGAGCGGATGCGGCAGGACCCGAGCATGGAGTATTTCAAGTACTCCCTCGCCACGCTCACGGGCGGCTCCGGGGCCGTGGCCGTCCTGCTGACCGACGGGTCGTTCTCCGGGTCACGCCGGCGGAGGCTGCTGGGCGGCGTGACCCAGACGGCGCCGCAGTTCCACAACCTCTGCCGATGGGGCATCGAGGCGTTGAAGCCATTGACCTCGCACCAATTCCTCCAGTTCACCTCGACGGATTCCTCGGCCGTCCTGACGCACGGCGTTGAGCTCGGCATCCGGACCTGGCAGGCGTTCCTCCGCAAGCTCGGCTGGGTCCGGGATCGCATCGACCGGGTCATCTGCCACCAGGTGGGGGCCTCGCATCGCGACACGATACTCCGCTCGCTCGGGATCGGGATCGAGAAGGATTTCTCGACCTTCCCCTACCTGGGCAACATGGGCACCGTCTCGCTGCCGCTGACCGCGGCGCTCGCCGAGGACCGCGAGGTGGTGCGATCCGGCGACCGGGTCGCGTTCCTGGGGATCGGCAGCGGGCTCAACTGCCTGATGCTGGGGGTGGAATGGTGA
- a CDS encoding NAD-dependent epimerase/dehydratase family protein, with the protein MSDEIDAPVLITGGGGFLGSAIAAMLRERGRQVRSFARSRHEVLDLIGVEQVRGDIADRAAVSDAVRGCGTVFHVAALAGIWGPYAAYHRTNVLGTENVVAACREHRVPRLVYTSSPSVVFTGHDLEGVDESAPYADRYDAAYPATKAIAEKLVLASNDASMATVALRPHLIWGPGDNNILPRVFARARARRLFRIGDRNPLIDLTYIDNAAIAHVLAGEKLAPGSPIAGKAYFVAQGQPVPLWEMVNRFLEIAGIPPVRRSVPRSVAVAIGGLMEGLYGAFRLSGEPRMTRFLARELSTAHWYNLDAARRDLGYEPLVSIEEGLRRLAAHLSARTAPPSVPA; encoded by the coding sequence ATGAGCGACGAGATCGATGCGCCCGTGCTGATAACCGGAGGCGGGGGGTTCCTCGGTTCCGCCATCGCCGCCATGCTTCGCGAGCGGGGGCGGCAAGTCCGGTCGTTCGCCCGCAGCCGCCACGAAGTCCTCGACCTCATCGGGGTCGAGCAGGTCCGAGGAGACATCGCCGACCGTGCTGCCGTCTCGGATGCCGTCCGGGGCTGCGGCACCGTCTTCCACGTCGCGGCGCTCGCGGGCATATGGGGCCCCTATGCCGCGTACCATCGCACCAATGTGCTGGGCACGGAGAACGTGGTCGCCGCGTGCCGCGAGCACCGGGTGCCGAGGCTCGTCTACACGAGCTCGCCCAGCGTGGTGTTCACCGGCCATGATCTCGAGGGCGTCGACGAGTCCGCCCCTTACGCCGATCGCTACGACGCGGCCTACCCCGCGACGAAGGCCATCGCGGAGAAGCTCGTCCTGGCGAGCAACGACGCCTCGATGGCCACGGTGGCCCTCCGCCCGCATCTGATCTGGGGCCCCGGGGACAACAACATCCTCCCGCGGGTCTTCGCGAGGGCCCGCGCCAGGCGGCTTTTCCGCATCGGGGATCGCAACCCTTTGATCGACCTGACCTACATCGACAATGCCGCGATCGCTCATGTCCTCGCGGGCGAGAAACTGGCGCCCGGATCGCCGATCGCCGGCAAGGCGTACTTCGTCGCCCAGGGCCAGCCCGTGCCGCTCTGGGAGATGGTGAATCGCTTCCTCGAGATCGCCGGCATCCCGCCCGTCCGGAGGTCCGTCCCCCGCTCGGTTGCCGTCGCGATCGGCGGGCTGATGGAGGGCCTCTACGGCGCGTTCCGCCTCTCCGGCGAACCGAGGATGACCCGCTTCCTGGCGCGAGAACTCTCCACGGCGCACTGGTATAACCTGGATGCCGCACGCCGCGACCTCGGTTACGAGCCGCTGGTCAGCATCGAGGAAGGTCTTCGCCGCCTCGCTGCTCATCTCAGTGCAAGGACGGCCCCGCCCTCCGTCCCGGCGTGA
- a CDS encoding beta-ketoacyl synthase N-terminal-like domain-containing protein produces MNAPQQPRVPRPMAVDRSRAPVAIVAYAGFLPGGGDLDDFWGRVVSGIDATSEIPDGRWLIPPADVYDPSIARPDRVYSTRGGFVPDIPADAEGLDVDPAYLDRLDPGVRLALVAGRDAWRAARTSGLDRKKVGVILGHIVLPTEGSSAYSREVLGRRLERTLGIGGHDDEEPSIEPWNAFPASLPAALLARALGLGGEAYTLDAACASSLFATKLAVDALQSGRVDAMITGGHSRPDPLYTQMGFSQLKALSSRGKPAPFDASGDGLVVGEGTGLFVLKRLSDALRDGDRIHGLIRGTGVSNDVHGDLLAPSSEGQLRAMRSAYEQAGWSPSDVDLIECHATGTPVGDAVELESLRALWDGQRAPAGRCVIGSVKSNVGHMLTAAGAAGLIKLLLALEHQTLPPTANQLEPNPRLKLEGSPFRVLNRAERWERRGPSVPRRAAISGFGFGGTNAHLLIEEWLPSSFGPGGEPPGGAGSHFLQEDEPASLRAPDGVGFRPPRPDDDACPVAIVGISAQFGEVAGLRAFQEHVLNGGTPGTTARSLDGFSVRVGQFRIPPRELEEMLPQQSLMLKVAADAIADARRPPEAGPRTGVVIGLSLDQNTNNYQLRWWLPGKVREWNERLGLGLSPPDLDAWAEELRDVVSPALNANRTMGSLGGLVASRIAREFRFGGPSFSVSADEASGTRAMKLAAGWLAAGELDAVVIGAVDLPGDPRAARAAGSVGSMHDPGEGAVALVLKRLADARRDGDRVYAVVGEENGAEPGLTLSGDSNRLLGWTGAAAGLAAAVEAAICLYQEVLPATADEPPRYWLRNRSEGPRRAAAEVRALDGRRDRIVLESVEQAGCAEATCEAERRLPLGRRAAVPSWNAIARRSGEGRLPVAFVYPGLGNVFPGMGRDIATLWPEVLRSLDARNDRLRDQFLPEIWWRGDASPLPSFADHRAPILGQVTAGSLMTEVLLGLGISPSAAIGYSMGESTALVSLGAWVDRDEMTRRLVESPLFATELAGPCEAARRTWGLSPNERVEWVAGIVPRGPTEVEAAIRAHPRVYLLIKNAADESVIGGQSDAVRGLVEALGCPFVELPIVSTVHCEVARCVEPEYRALHDLPTRTPDGITFYRGVSGEPYRPDRTTAAEAITAQATGAIDFPAVIERAYADGIRVFLEMGPGASCTRLIEKILGNRPHLAVPTCLPNRDGLATVREALKRLAGFGIPVDPDLLREDDGPSKGGTVGPAREIRSITIRTRYGPYPPLGIPRARPAVASLPSPDPISPAPAIPTMTHDVRPAPHPLTASLLAAEAARVEAHGTYLGTARGWEKLLEGSLSLQFRLIALAGREAPAGAGTSALAVAEPPPAAQAGPPRALDRDQCLEFAIGSIARVLGPDFAPADDHPTRVRLPDEPLMLVDRIVAIEGQPLSMGPGRVVTEHDVLHAGWYLDANRIPPCIAIEAGQADLFLSGYLGIDFETRGLAVYRLLDATVTFHRGLPTPGAVIRYDIRITRFFRQGETHLFRFEFDGTVDGQPLLTMRDGCAGFFSEAELYAGKGIVPRPLDARPRPGIRPADWTDLVPMAPMALDESRVEALRRGDLGAAFGPPFDAIPPAEVLPLPGGRMTLVHRVEALDPTGGRFGLGIIRGEADIHPGDWFMVCHFVDDRVMPGTLMYECCLHTLRIFLMRLGWVGNGDDAAFEPIPGVASRLRCRGQVTESTRKVTYEVSVKELGYGPEPYAVADALMYADGRPIVEVSDMTLRLTGASREGLERMWTATRSRSGTPGPRPAAPYHDNAAILAFSTGKPSAAFGERYRPFDEDRFIARLPAPPYQFLDRIVAFRGEPFTMAAGTSAVGEYDVPPDAWYFEADRQPRLPYAVLLEAALQTCGWTSAAMGSALASPEPLKYRNLGGNARQHRTLDRSSGTIRTDVAVTKVTKSAGMILQHFDFAVRQGEHLVFDGSTYFGFFHPDALAEQAGVREATRYELTGEERAGSRSFPLPDQAPFPDRRWRMVDRIEAFAVRGGPHGLGVIEGRVRVDPSAWFFAAHFLGDPVWPGSLGLESLLQLLKVVSSDRWGAREDDTFDSPALGTEHRWVYRGQVLPTNGEVSTQAVITHLDDERRTIRADGILSVDGKIIYQMNDFALHLCRR; encoded by the coding sequence TTGAACGCCCCACAGCAGCCCCGCGTCCCTCGCCCGATGGCGGTCGATCGTTCCCGAGCACCCGTCGCGATTGTCGCCTACGCAGGATTCCTCCCGGGAGGCGGCGATCTCGACGACTTCTGGGGCCGGGTCGTCTCCGGGATCGACGCGACGTCCGAGATACCGGACGGCCGATGGCTGATCCCGCCAGCCGACGTCTACGACCCGAGCATTGCGCGGCCCGACCGGGTTTACTCGACACGCGGGGGCTTCGTGCCGGACATCCCGGCGGACGCCGAGGGCCTGGACGTCGATCCGGCGTATCTCGACCGGCTGGATCCCGGCGTTCGGCTCGCACTCGTCGCCGGCCGGGACGCCTGGCGTGCGGCCCGGACATCCGGCCTGGATAGGAAGAAAGTCGGAGTCATCCTGGGCCACATCGTCCTCCCGACCGAAGGCTCGTCGGCCTACTCCCGGGAGGTTCTCGGACGTCGACTGGAGCGGACGCTCGGGATCGGTGGCCACGACGACGAGGAGCCGTCGATCGAGCCGTGGAATGCCTTCCCGGCCTCGCTGCCGGCCGCGTTGCTGGCCCGCGCGCTGGGGCTGGGGGGCGAGGCGTACACGCTCGACGCGGCGTGTGCCTCTTCGCTGTTCGCGACCAAGCTCGCCGTCGATGCATTGCAGTCGGGCCGGGTCGACGCCATGATCACGGGCGGGCACTCGCGCCCGGATCCGCTGTACACCCAGATGGGTTTCTCCCAGCTCAAGGCGCTCTCTTCGAGGGGGAAGCCGGCGCCCTTCGATGCGTCGGGCGACGGCCTCGTGGTCGGCGAGGGCACAGGCCTCTTCGTCCTCAAGAGGCTGTCGGACGCCCTCCGCGACGGCGACCGGATTCATGGCCTAATCCGAGGTACTGGCGTCTCCAACGACGTCCATGGCGACTTGCTCGCGCCGAGCTCCGAGGGCCAGCTCCGGGCCATGCGATCGGCCTACGAGCAGGCCGGCTGGTCTCCTTCGGACGTGGACCTGATCGAATGCCACGCGACCGGGACGCCCGTTGGCGACGCGGTCGAGCTGGAGAGCCTGCGGGCGCTGTGGGACGGGCAAAGAGCGCCCGCCGGTCGGTGCGTGATCGGGTCGGTGAAGTCCAACGTCGGCCACATGCTGACCGCCGCGGGGGCCGCGGGACTGATCAAGCTCCTGCTGGCGCTCGAGCACCAGACGCTTCCGCCGACCGCCAATCAACTCGAGCCGAACCCTCGGCTCAAGCTGGAAGGAAGCCCATTCCGGGTCCTGAACCGGGCGGAGCGATGGGAGCGACGAGGTCCGTCGGTGCCCCGACGCGCCGCGATCAGCGGATTCGGGTTCGGCGGGACCAATGCGCATCTTCTGATCGAAGAATGGCTTCCGTCCTCTTTCGGTCCGGGCGGGGAGCCGCCCGGAGGGGCCGGCTCCCACTTCCTGCAAGAGGACGAGCCGGCGTCATTGAGAGCCCCGGACGGAGTCGGCTTCCGCCCGCCCCGACCGGATGACGATGCGTGCCCGGTCGCGATCGTCGGCATCTCAGCCCAGTTCGGCGAGGTAGCCGGCCTGCGAGCATTCCAGGAGCACGTTCTCAACGGCGGGACGCCCGGCACGACCGCCCGTTCGCTCGATGGCTTCTCGGTGCGTGTCGGCCAGTTTCGGATCCCGCCTCGCGAACTGGAGGAGATGCTTCCCCAGCAATCGCTGATGTTGAAAGTTGCGGCCGACGCCATTGCGGACGCGCGACGCCCGCCCGAGGCCGGGCCGCGGACGGGCGTGGTGATCGGCCTGTCGCTGGATCAGAACACCAACAACTACCAGCTCCGCTGGTGGCTGCCGGGTAAGGTGCGAGAGTGGAATGAGAGGCTCGGCCTGGGCCTGTCGCCGCCCGACCTCGATGCCTGGGCCGAGGAGCTCCGGGATGTCGTCAGCCCCGCCCTGAATGCGAACCGGACGATGGGCTCGCTCGGGGGACTCGTCGCGAGCCGTATCGCGCGGGAATTCCGGTTCGGAGGCCCCAGCTTTTCCGTCTCCGCCGACGAGGCGTCCGGCACTCGGGCGATGAAGCTGGCCGCGGGGTGGCTCGCCGCCGGAGAGCTCGACGCGGTGGTCATCGGTGCGGTGGACCTGCCCGGCGACCCGCGCGCGGCCCGCGCGGCCGGGAGTGTCGGCTCGATGCACGATCCCGGCGAGGGGGCCGTGGCCCTCGTCCTGAAGCGACTCGCCGATGCCAGGCGCGACGGAGACCGCGTGTACGCCGTCGTCGGCGAGGAGAACGGTGCGGAGCCCGGACTGACGCTCTCCGGCGACTCGAACCGCCTCCTCGGCTGGACCGGGGCCGCGGCCGGGCTAGCCGCCGCGGTCGAAGCCGCGATCTGCCTCTATCAGGAAGTCCTGCCGGCCACGGCGGACGAACCCCCGAGGTATTGGCTGCGGAACCGCTCGGAGGGGCCGCGACGCGCGGCGGCCGAGGTCCGCGCGCTCGACGGGAGACGCGACCGGATCGTCCTCGAATCGGTCGAACAGGCGGGATGCGCGGAAGCGACCTGCGAGGCCGAACGTCGGCTGCCGCTGGGGCGACGGGCCGCCGTCCCCTCCTGGAACGCGATCGCGAGGCGATCGGGAGAGGGCCGACTGCCGGTCGCATTCGTGTATCCGGGCCTCGGCAACGTCTTTCCGGGCATGGGCCGCGACATCGCCACCCTCTGGCCGGAAGTGCTGCGGTCCCTGGACGCCCGAAACGATCGGCTCCGCGACCAGTTCCTCCCCGAGATCTGGTGGCGCGGCGATGCGTCTCCCCTGCCGAGCTTCGCCGACCACCGGGCTCCGATCCTGGGCCAGGTGACCGCCGGGAGCCTGATGACGGAGGTCTTACTCGGGCTGGGCATCTCGCCGTCGGCGGCGATCGGATACAGCATGGGGGAGTCGACGGCCCTGGTCTCGCTGGGGGCCTGGGTCGACCGCGACGAGATGACGCGACGGCTCGTCGAATCGCCCCTGTTCGCGACCGAGCTCGCCGGCCCGTGCGAGGCGGCCCGCCGCACCTGGGGACTCTCGCCGAATGAGCGCGTGGAGTGGGTCGCCGGGATCGTCCCGCGAGGGCCGACCGAGGTCGAGGCGGCGATCCGAGCACACCCGCGGGTCTACCTCCTGATCAAGAACGCGGCGGATGAGTCGGTGATCGGCGGCCAGAGTGATGCGGTCCGGGGCCTCGTCGAGGCGCTCGGGTGTCCCTTCGTGGAGTTGCCGATCGTCAGCACGGTCCACTGCGAGGTCGCCCGTTGCGTGGAGCCGGAGTACCGCGCGCTGCACGACCTGCCCACGCGGACGCCGGACGGAATCACCTTCTACCGCGGGGTCTCGGGAGAGCCCTACCGCCCGGATCGGACGACCGCCGCGGAGGCCATCACGGCGCAGGCGACGGGAGCGATCGACTTCCCGGCCGTCATCGAGCGGGCCTACGCGGACGGCATCCGCGTCTTCCTCGAGATGGGGCCGGGGGCTTCATGCACGAGGCTGATCGAAAAGATCCTCGGCAATCGTCCGCACCTCGCCGTGCCGACGTGCCTGCCGAACCGCGATGGCTTGGCGACGGTCCGGGAGGCACTGAAGCGGCTCGCGGGCTTTGGCATACCGGTTGATCCCGACCTCCTCCGAGAGGACGACGGCCCCTCAAAGGGCGGGACCGTCGGACCCGCTAGGGAGATCCGGTCGATAACGATCAGGACCCGCTACGGGCCGTATCCGCCGCTCGGGATACCCCGCGCCCGGCCCGCGGTCGCGTCGCTCCCGTCCCCCGACCCCATCTCCCCTGCCCCGGCGATCCCGACGATGACGCACGATGTAAGGCCGGCCCCCCATCCGCTCACGGCTTCGCTACTCGCCGCGGAAGCCGCTCGTGTCGAGGCGCATGGCACCTACCTAGGGACCGCCCGTGGCTGGGAGAAGCTGCTCGAAGGCAGCCTGAGCCTCCAATTCCGGCTGATCGCCCTGGCGGGACGCGAAGCACCCGCGGGCGCGGGCACGTCCGCCCTCGCGGTCGCCGAGCCGCCGCCCGCCGCCCAAGCCGGACCGCCCCGCGCGCTGGATCGTGATCAGTGCCTCGAGTTCGCGATCGGGTCGATCGCCCGCGTGCTCGGCCCGGACTTCGCGCCGGCGGACGACCATCCGACGCGAGTCAGGCTGCCGGACGAGCCGCTCATGCTCGTGGACCGGATCGTTGCCATCGAGGGGCAGCCGCTGTCCATGGGCCCGGGACGGGTGGTCACCGAGCACGACGTGCTCCACGCGGGGTGGTATCTCGACGCCAATCGCATCCCGCCCTGCATCGCCATCGAGGCCGGTCAGGCGGACCTGTTCCTCTCGGGATATCTCGGGATCGACTTCGAGACACGCGGCCTGGCGGTGTACCGACTGCTGGACGCCACCGTGACGTTCCATCGCGGGCTGCCGACGCCGGGTGCCGTGATCCGCTACGACATCCGCATCACCCGCTTCTTCCGCCAGGGTGAGACGCACCTCTTCCGCTTCGAGTTCGACGGCACCGTGGACGGTCAGCCCCTGCTGACGATGCGTGACGGATGCGCGGGTTTCTTCTCCGAGGCGGAGTTGTACGCCGGCAAGGGGATCGTGCCCAGGCCGCTGGACGCGAGGCCCAGGCCCGGGATCCGCCCGGCGGACTGGACCGACCTCGTCCCCATGGCGCCGATGGCGCTCGACGAGTCGCGGGTGGAGGCGCTCCGGCGCGGAGACCTCGGCGCCGCGTTCGGTCCGCCGTTCGATGCGATCCCGCCCGCCGAGGTCCTGCCGCTCCCGGGCGGCCGGATGACGCTCGTGCATCGCGTCGAGGCCCTCGACCCGACCGGCGGCCGCTTCGGCCTGGGGATCATCCGCGGCGAGGCCGACATCCACCCCGGCGACTGGTTCATGGTCTGCCATTTCGTGGATGACAGGGTCATGCCGGGCACGCTCATGTACGAGTGCTGCCTCCACACGCTCCGCATCTTCCTGATGCGACTGGGATGGGTCGGCAACGGGGACGACGCGGCCTTCGAGCCGATCCCGGGCGTCGCCAGCCGGCTCCGCTGCCGGGGCCAGGTCACCGAGTCCACCCGGAAGGTCACGTACGAGGTCTCGGTCAAGGAGCTGGGCTACGGCCCGGAGCCGTACGCGGTCGCGGACGCGCTGATGTACGCCGACGGCCGGCCCATCGTCGAGGTGAGCGACATGACGCTCCGGCTGACGGGGGCGAGCCGAGAGGGACTGGAGCGGATGTGGACCGCGACACGGTCGAGATCCGGCACCCCCGGCCCCAGGCCGGCCGCGCCATATCACGACAATGCGGCCATCCTGGCCTTCTCGACGGGCAAGCCCTCCGCGGCCTTCGGCGAGCGTTATCGGCCCTTCGACGAGGATCGGTTCATCGCCAGGCTGCCCGCCCCGCCCTATCAATTCCTGGATCGGATCGTTGCGTTCCGGGGCGAGCCCTTCACGATGGCTGCGGGGACCTCGGCCGTCGGGGAGTATGACGTCCCGCCCGACGCCTGGTATTTCGAGGCCGACCGGCAGCCCCGCCTCCCCTACGCCGTGCTCCTCGAGGCGGCGCTCCAGACGTGCGGCTGGACATCCGCGGCGATGGGCTCCGCGTTGGCGAGCCCGGAGCCGCTCAAGTACCGCAACCTCGGCGGGAATGCCCGGCAGCATCGCACGCTCGACCGCTCGTCCGGCACGATCCGGACCGACGTGGCGGTGACGAAGGTGACGAAATCGGCCGGGATGATCCTGCAGCACTTCGACTTCGCGGTGCGGCAGGGCGAACATCTCGTCTTCGATGGCTCCACCTATTTCGGCTTCTTCCATCCGGATGCGCTCGCGGAGCAGGCGGGCGTCCGGGAGGCGACCCGATACGAGTTGACCGGGGAGGAGCGGGCCGGGAGCCGCTCGTTCCCCTTGCCGGATCAGGCACCTTTCCCGGATCGCCGCTGGCGGATGGTGGACCGAATCGAGGCGTTCGCCGTGCGAGGCGGCCCGCACGGGCTGGGCGTCATCGAGGGGCGGGTCCGGGTCGATCCGTCGGCCTGGTTCTTCGCGGCGCACTTCCTCGGCGACCCCGTCTGGCCGGGTTCATTGGGGTTGGAATCCCTCCTCCAACTCCTTAAAGTCGTCTCGTCGGACCGGTGGGGTGCCCGGGAGGATGACACGTTCGATTCTCCGGCGCTTGGGACGGAGCACCGCTGGGTCTACCGCGGGCAGGTCCTGCCCACGAACGGCGAGGTCTCCACCCAGGCCGTGATCACGCACCTCGACGACGAGCGGCGGACGATCCGGGCCGATGGAATCCTCTCCGTGGATGGGAAGATCATCTACCAGATGAACGATTTCGCCCTGCACCTGTGCCGCCGCTAG
- a CDS encoding fatty acid CoA ligase family protein: MATTVEEPPNIARHLRLMAMRQPHRHAVVVPEGRSPGGRPRYAHMTYRQLDAEADAIAHGLAVAGVVRGSRAAVMVRPGLDFFALTFAAFRAGVTPILIDPGMGLKSLGRCMDEAEPEFFFGVPKAVAVRRALGWGRETIREVFVVAPRWRWTGHRTLDEIRRLGKQRMAHRRADEPVPAPEADPHAPAAILFTSGSTGPPKGAVYTHSIFEAQVEMFRRAYEIEPGEIDLCTFPLFALFAPALGMTAIVPEMDFTRPARVDPDRLLETIDDFGPTNLFGSPALLRRVGPAAAGRGVRLTTLKRAITAGAPASPRVLEVFEALLSPPAEVFTPYGATEAMPVASIGSREILGTTRVLTEKGEGICVGKPFPGIDVRIIRITDEPIPTWSEDLELPDGEPGEIAVAGPIATREYFRRPDATRLAKIADPTRNSFFHRMGDIGYRDGSGRLWFCGRKSQRVVTADTTLFTICCEGVFGAHPDVTRAALVGVRRRALTVPVMCVEPASPLDRPGRDRLRGELLEMGSRFAHTRGIRDIVFHPSFPVDIRHNSKINREMLAAWAARKVR, encoded by the coding sequence GTGGCGACGACCGTTGAAGAGCCACCGAACATCGCCCGGCACCTGCGTCTCATGGCGATGCGCCAGCCTCACCGGCACGCCGTCGTGGTGCCGGAGGGCCGGTCGCCCGGCGGTCGCCCGCGATACGCCCACATGACCTACCGCCAGCTCGACGCCGAAGCGGACGCCATCGCTCACGGGTTGGCGGTCGCCGGCGTGGTACGCGGCTCGAGGGCCGCGGTCATGGTCAGGCCGGGGCTGGACTTCTTCGCCCTCACATTCGCCGCATTCCGCGCGGGCGTTACCCCGATCCTCATCGATCCCGGCATGGGCTTGAAGAGCCTGGGGCGGTGCATGGACGAGGCGGAGCCGGAGTTCTTCTTCGGCGTCCCGAAGGCCGTCGCGGTGCGAAGGGCACTCGGATGGGGACGCGAGACCATTCGCGAGGTGTTCGTCGTCGCCCCCCGGTGGCGATGGACGGGACACCGGACGCTCGACGAGATCCGGCGCCTCGGCAAGCAGAGGATGGCCCACCGTCGAGCCGACGAGCCTGTCCCTGCGCCGGAGGCCGACCCGCACGCACCGGCGGCCATCCTCTTCACGAGCGGCAGCACGGGCCCGCCCAAGGGCGCGGTGTATACTCACTCGATCTTCGAAGCCCAGGTCGAGATGTTCCGGCGGGCTTACGAAATCGAGCCGGGCGAAATCGACCTCTGCACGTTCCCCCTGTTCGCCCTCTTCGCCCCGGCGCTCGGGATGACGGCCATCGTTCCGGAGATGGACTTCACCCGCCCGGCCCGGGTCGATCCGGACCGGCTGCTGGAGACGATCGACGACTTCGGCCCGACCAACCTCTTCGGGTCGCCGGCCCTGCTCCGTCGCGTGGGGCCGGCGGCCGCGGGGCGAGGGGTCCGGCTCACCACGCTGAAGCGTGCCATCACGGCCGGCGCGCCGGCCTCGCCGCGCGTGCTGGAGGTCTTCGAGGCCCTGCTGTCGCCTCCCGCCGAGGTCTTCACCCCGTATGGCGCCACCGAGGCCATGCCGGTTGCCTCCATCGGGAGCCGGGAGATCCTGGGCACGACACGCGTGCTGACCGAGAAGGGCGAGGGGATCTGCGTCGGCAAGCCCTTCCCGGGGATCGATGTGCGGATCATCCGGATCACCGACGAGCCGATCCCGACGTGGTCCGAAGACCTCGAACTCCCGGACGGGGAGCCGGGCGAGATCGCCGTCGCCGGACCGATCGCGACCCGCGAGTATTTCCGCCGCCCCGACGCCACGAGGCTCGCGAAGATTGCCGACCCGACTCGCAACTCCTTCTTCCACAGGATGGGGGACATCGGGTATCGGGACGGCTCGGGGCGGCTCTGGTTCTGCGGCCGCAAGTCGCAGCGCGTCGTGACGGCCGACACGACCCTGTTCACGATCTGCTGCGAGGGCGTCTTCGGCGCGCATCCCGACGTCACCCGCGCCGCCCTCGTCGGCGTGCGACGACGGGCGCTGACCGTGCCCGTGATGTGTGTGGAACCCGCCAGCCCTCTGGACCGGCCGGGCCGGGACAGGCTGCGTGGCGAATTGCTCGAGATGGGCTCCCGGTTCGCTCACACGAGGGGGATTCGCGACATCGTGTTCCATCCGTCATTCCCCGTCGATATCCGGCATAACTCGAAGATAAACCGCGAGATGCTCGCGGCCTGGGCGGCGAGGAAGGTCCGATGA